The Triticum urartu cultivar G1812 chromosome 5, Tu2.1, whole genome shotgun sequence genome contains the following window.
ATTGGCACTCCCGCCTCTTTTGCACTGGCAACTCCTCGTGGATTTTGACCACCTATTACTATTGGCCCTCCCCCCTCTTTTACACTGGCAACTCCTCGTGGATTTAATACTTTTCCGTTCTGCAGTGCCGTCAGAAAATGGCAATCAACTTAATGGCAGCTTGCAAGAATATGAAGAAGTCTCGGTTGTGCTCACTCAAGTACTGTCGAAATTGCTTGCATAATAGGTATTACAAGAGTTTCTGCTATGTAATTTTTGTGTTTCCATGGGGCCGACCATATGATGTATTGTTCTTGTTTCTTATTGGTTTGTTTATTAGGTACGGCGAGAATTATATAAGAGTGGGGCTGCAAGATGCCTGGAGCTGTCCAAAATGCAGGGGAGAATGCAATTGCAGTGTATGCATGTGAGCGATGAGAAGCTAATACAATACATGAGAGATTATGGAAATTTGAATTTTAGGTAAATTTCATAGTTTTATGGTTTTTATTGGTAGGACCAACAATGGAGAGAAGCCGACCGGGAATTTAACCCGAGCTGCCAAGGCGTCGGGGTGCTCCTCCGTCCATGAGTTTCTAAACAAGGGGACGTACGTGGTGGCTGCACCACAGAATTTGGTAACCCCTCTCAAGGTGAATGGTTCCTCCTCTATATTAACTCTTAAGTCTATATTTAGTTCTTTCAATCATTTGACTTCGTATTTATAGTATAAGAATCCATCCCTCCTCCTCAAATATATACAAGACAGTAATAACATATCACATTTGCAATTAGTTGTCTGACAATTTGACCAGCTCCCTGGCATGTGGGTCCTCGTACAAATATATCTCTACCTAATAGTAAAGTGAGGAGTGCTTCTATCCGTCCGTCGTCACTTTTGCCAAAAAAAAATCCTGTACTCCTTCGAAATCAACCTGCGGTACATTGTTAAGTGAGAAAAAATGATTCACTTCTTTTTTTCAGAAAACCTTCTGATCTTTAGTTAATCAACCCATGGAAAAAATGATTCACTTTTTCTTGGAAACCCCCTGATCTTTTGGTTAATCAACCCATCATCCATCTATTATTTTTTACAGTTTTAAATAATTTTTTAAAATATCCATATATTTTAAGTCATAGCTCTAATTTAGACATATTATATATGGAAATTGATTAGAAAAATGTGTACAATATAAATATGATGTTATTTTACCCGTTAAATATTTAAAAATGTGATTCAAATGCTTTTAAAAATATTCATATCTTCTAAATCCTAACTCCAATTTTGACATCTTATATATGAAAATTGATTAGAAAAATGTGTAGAATTGAATATGATATTTTTTAActgttaaatatttttaaaaacTATTTAGGGGACAACCTTAATCAATAGTTCATGATTCGCTTTTCTTTCGTACTTGCTACATCCGGATTGGAAATCAACACCTCGGCAAATCAGTTTGGAGAAGAAAGAAACCATCTATAACCACTAATGCACGCCTCGGCAAAACTTCCTGGTGAAAATGTAGATCTCTCATTTTTTGGAGAGAAAGAAAGAAACCTTAGAATTGACCACATCCTAACGTGTTCTGATTGTGTGAGCACTGATCCCACCGTCGACAAAGGTGGGAAGGAGGATAAGCGGCATCATAGATGTGATGCACGTGGACCCGTTGAGGTCTTCAGTCATGATTATTGTACTAGGGACATGTGGTTTTTCCTGTTGCAACGCAGGGGCTCTTTTACTAGTGTGAAATAAATATGTGAATTCATAAGTGCATGCACCCATCCTAAAATTAACATTTCTTGCACATTTTAAAAAATAAAGACCATGTTTTTAGGTGAATGAAGCATATAATGTCCATGTAAAGTATTCTTGCATAGTCGAAATCTTCGACAATGTGTGGAAGTGTGTCCACCTTAACTCACCTAGTCCTATGTAAGTATGTTATTACCTCAGTTCCGATTTTTTTAACATGGTAAATAGTAATTTATTTCCTTTCATATGTAACTCTATCATGGTTCATTATGATATATTCATCAATTAATTCCAAACATAGTGCATAGCAACATCTTATTTGTTTTTTAGAGTGCATTTTTATCATATGCCACTTCGTTTTTGTGGTGGAGTGGATATACATGTATATTTATAGTCTAGGTAAGCCTTCAGCTATTGATTTCCTAGTTTCTTGCTTGCGCTTTTAGGGATAAATCTTCTCCTGATATTTTCTCCAGCATTCATCTTATTTATGAATTTGATAAAGCATAGACTTTTGGTAACAAATTAAGGTGTtgttttcatatttttttttgaaaaatagTAACTTATTCCTTACTCTTGCCTTCTCAGAGTGCAGACGCTGCTAAATTTGGGGCTAGTGCAGGTGCATTAAATCTATTGGGCCATACCAAACATATTTTTAATCGCCTACCAGATTTAAATTTACCTCTTGGTCCCTCGGAGGTTGGTTTTCAAGCCTTACAGGCCCATATCAACGCTGATCTGAATGTGAAGAAAGAGCAAGATATTTTGAATATTGATCTCAACATGACAGTACAGAGTAATCATTTGGATATTTTACCAAAGTTGCAAAATGTTTATTTTACCTTTATTTGAAGAGCCTATCCTAATACAAGGTGTTGTTGTTGTAGATTTGTTTGTGAATTATGCACCCAATGCTGATGAAAGCGAGCTTGTAGATGAGAGTATTGAAATCGTAAATGAAGGAGAACGTAAAATCCAATCTCTTGCTTTGGCACCTATCCAGGTGGGAATCATTCACTCCCATTCTGTTAATTTCCAAATTGTTCATCCCTCCATACCACAAACTAAAGAGAAGATTATTCAGGAGAACAAGGTTCTGTCACTCAATGATCCGATTCAACCTGACAAGCTGGACACTCAGCCTAATATCACTAATGGTCCTTCAAAGAATGTTGTTGTGGGCACTAGGGAGGACTCTTCTAACCCCATGCTGGAGATGGTCCCCTTGGTTTCTGTATAAAAGGTAAACATTTGGTCAACCAATATATTTAATTTAATTTAGATTCTAACTCGGGTCATGCTTTCATAGACATTTATGTGGTTGGAAGTGAAGGAATCCTCATTTCCGAAGCTCGTTTTTCTCCTGGGGTTGATAGCTCTAAGGTGGTTCAGGTACCTTTAGATTGGGCTAATTTCATCTCCAATGCTTTTTTAACTCTAGAAATTTTTGACTAGGTCACGAAGTTCATGTCCTCTCAAATGTAGGGAATTATTCAACAAGGCCTTGAAAGTTAGTAGTTCCTATCTTTTTTTGTTCCTGACTCTCGTCAATCCTCACAGGCTCCCACACCCAAGATGCAGCTACCTAATGTGGAAAAAGATGATGTTGATATTACTTTTTCCACCCATCAAAACAAACCTACTATCCTTCTAACACCAGGAGAAACACCAGAGCAGATCTCCACCACAAGTGAAATGCGCGTGAAAGGAAAAAGGAAGAAGAGAGCTCCTCTTGTGGATCTTATTGCATCCGAGGTAAGAAGAAGTAGCAAAATTCAACATCTAATCAAAGAATTTAATAAGAAAACATGTGTGGATAAAAAATGTATGTCTTTTCACTTATACCAACATATGATTGCTATTAAAATCATCAATAATTGGAATACTTACTTTTGCAAGGTGAAACCAAAGGAAAAAAATGAGGACATTCTCAACAAGAAGCCTAATAGGAGGGTGGGTAAAGTAGCCACCATGAAGGGTGAACCACTGCTGCACAATGAACCTAAATCAGTAGAGCTTTAGTATTGTTGTAATAAATCTTAGTTTGTGCCATGATCTCTTCAATGATTGTCTCAAACTGTTTGGATGATGGATGTAATAGAATTAAGTATACCTTCCATAATTATTGATGGGTTTCACATGTTTGATAATCATTTGCATTGGAAAAACTATTTAAATGGATATAATTTGGAAAGTTTTGCATATCATTTGTCGGTCAGTTATTCTTGTATAGTTGCATAGTGGAACTCTTAGATAATCAGCGTAAGCATAGTATGTTCCCAGTTACGAATTTATTGAACATGGTAAATAGATATTTAGTACAGTGATATCGGGTATTGTGCTTTAGTCTGGTTCCCACGGCTTGGTGAAGACGTAGCCAAAACGCAGGGGTGGACTGAGAACCTCGGTCTGATACGATGGACCTGGGTACCCCATGGAGACTAACAATCCTTGACATGTACAGTTGTGCAAACTGTCTGGTCGGTACATGGTCTTCACTGagatgaagtgagctactttggttaGCCTATCCATGATGACCCATATGGACTCATGGTTCTGGCGGTCTTGGGTAACCCCATGATAAATTCCATGTTGATGTCGTCCCACTCCTCTGTGGAACTTGTAAGGTCTAAAGCATTTCGGTGGggttctgatgttctgccttgaTTCTATTGCATACATCGCAAGAGTATGCAATGTATTTTCTCACACCCTCCACCAAAATACCTCTCTCAAGTATCGGTTCATTTTGGTGCCCCTAGGGTGGATAGAGTATGCGGGCTCATGCGCTTCTTGGAGTATCTGTTATTTAAGCTCAGCTTGATCGGGTATGCTTATACGGTGCCAAACTATACGTGCCTTATTCATCAATTTGGAAGTGCTTGGACTTCCCCTGGCGAGGTTTCTCCTTGAATTCCTCCAAGCTAGGATGATTTTCTTGATCTTTATTGATCTCCTCATCCAAGGTAGGCTTGATTTCAAGGATTTTCAATTTTAACGGGCCGCAGATGATCATGTTGAGTTTAGCAAATTCATCTTGCAGAGTCAGGCTTGTATTGGATTACTCCTTTAACTATTCCTGCCATTCGACTGAGCGCATCGGCGACCACATTAGCTTTCCTTGAGTGATAGTCAATTCCAAGGCCATAGTCTTGATCAAATCAAGCCATATTTGTTGTGGGATGTTGAGGTTGGCTTGAGTGAAAATATAGTTGAGACTCTTGTTATCGGTATATATTTCACAACTTTGTTCGATGAGGTAATGCTGCAAAATTTTCAATGCGTGCaccactgatgacccacaagtgtaggggatctatcgtagtcctttcgataagtaagagtgtcaaacccaacgaggagcagaaggaaatgacaagcagttttcagtaaggtatcctctgcaagcactgaaattatcggtaacagatagttttgtgataaggtaatttgtaacgggcaacaagtaatgaaagtaaataaggtgcagcaagatggcccaatcctttttgtagaaaaggacaagcctggacaaactcttatatgaaggaaagcgctcccgaggacacatgggaattatcatcaagctagttttcatcacgttcatatgatatgattcacgttcgttactttgataatttgatatgttgggtggaccggtgcctgggtgctgcccttccttggacaagcatcccacttatgattaacccctattgcaagcatccgcaactacaaaagaagtattaaggtaaacctaaccatagcatgaaacatatggatccaaatcagccccttacggagcaatgcataaactagggtttaagcttctgtcactctagcaacccatcatctacttattacttcccaatgccttcctctaggcccaaacaatggtgaagtatcatgtagtcgacgttcacataacaccactagaggaaagacaacatacatctcattaaaatatcgaacgaataccaaattcacatgactacttatagcaagacttctcccatgtcctcaggaacaaacgtaattactcacaaatcatattcatgttcataattagagaggtattaatatgcataaaggatctgaacatatgatcttccaccaaataaaccaactagcatcaactacaaggagtaatcaacactactaacaacccacatgtaccaatctgaggttttcaaacaaagattggatacaagagatgaactagggtttgagaggagatggtgctggtgaagatgttgatggagattgactccctcctgatgagaggatcgatggtgatgacgatggtgatgattcccccctcccggagggatgtttacctggcagaacagctccgccggagccctagattggttccgccaaggttccgcctcgtggcggcggagtttcgttccgaaagcttgcttatgatttttttccagggtgaaagacttcatatagcagaagatgggcaccggaggcctgccagggggcccacgaggcaggggcgcacccagggggtagggcgcacccccaccctcgtggccagggtgtgggccccctctggtgaaggaaatatgccctagaggcaataataaagttattatttatttccttataatcatgataaatgtttattattcatgctagaattgtattaaccggaaacataatacatgtgtgaatacatagacaaacaaagtgtcactagtatgcctctacttgactagctcgttaatcaaagatggttatgtttcctaaccatgaacaatgagttgttatttgattaacgaggtcacatcattagttgaatgatctaattgacatgacccattccattagcttagcacccgatcgtttagtatgttgctattgctttcttcatgacttatacatgttcctatgactatgagattatgcaactcccgtttgccggaggaacactttgggtgctaccaaacgtcgcaacgtaactgggtgattataaaggagcattacaggtgtctccaaaggtagatgttgggttggcgtatttcgagattaggatttgtcactccgattgtcgaagaggtatctctgggccctctcggtaatacacatcacataagccttgcaagcattgcaactaaatgagttagttgcgggatgatgtattacagaacgagtaaagagacttgccggtaacgagattgaactaggtattggaataccgacgatcgaatctcgggcaagtaacataccgatgacaaagggaacaacgtatgttgttatgcggtctgaccgataaagatcttcgtagaatatgtaggagccaatatgggcatccaggtcctgctattggttattgaccgaagacgtgtctcggtcatgtctacattgttctcgaacccgtaggatccgcacgcttaaggttacgatgacagttacattatgagtttatgcattttgatgtaccgaaggttgttcggagtcccggatgtgatcacggacatgacgaggagtctcgaaatggtcgagacgtaaagattgatatattggaagcctatgtttggacatcggaagtgttctgggtgaaatcgggattttaccgggttaccgggaggttaccggaaccccccgggagccatatgggcctacatgggccttagtggaaaggagaaaggggcagcccaaggtggctgcgctacttccccctcccctagtcctattaggactaggagaaggtggccggcccccctctctctcttccccccttgggaatcctacttggaataggattgggggggagtcctactcccggaaggagtaggactcctcctgcgcctccctccttggccggccagcctcccccctctactcctttatatacggaggcaggggacacctctagacacacaagttgatccacgtgatctattccttagccgtgtgcggtgccccctgccaccatatacctcgataatactgtagcggagtttaagcgaagccctgctgctgtagaacatcaagatcgtcaccacgccgtcgtgctgacggaactcttccccgacactttgctggatcggagtccggggatcgtcatcgagctgaacgtgtgctcgaactcggaggtgccgtagattcggtgcttgatcggttggatcgtgaagacgtacgactacttcctctacgtcgtgtcatcgcttccgcagtcggtctgcgttgggtacgtagacaacactctccccctcgttgctatgcatcacatgatcttgcgtgtgcgtaggaaatttttgaaattactacgaaacccaacacatgCATGGTCGGGGCAGCCTTGCGGGAGGCAAGGGAGGCCACAACGAAGCCGCGCGCAGATGGCGGTGGCAGACGGGAGGGGGCGACGCAGACAGTAGGAGGAGCCGCAGAGGACAGGGCGACTCCCATCGTCGGAGCAGTAGGAGGGCGAGACCGGCCCGAAGTTCGCCATGAATCGGCCGTTGGAGAAGAGACATGCGGGAAAGGATGCGTCGGAGCCTGGCCGCCACACGCAGAGCGAACGGAGGTCGAGGCGGAGCAGTAGTAACCGGACGAGGCCGCTGCACTGGAGGACTGCCGAGGAAGaagcgggtggcggcggcgcgcgccCACCCGCGAGCGCGGACGGGAGGTGCCCATCTCCTCACATAAGGCATGCAGCTGAGCAAGGGCACCGGATCTGGCCTCAGCAGCCACAGGAGGAGGACGGATGAGGCGGATCTGGCGACGCCGTGGGCGGACACTCACCCGACGAAGGAGCTCCGCATCACTTGGGTTGCTTATTGACATCTTATGAATATGTACCAGTTAAGACATAAAACGTAAAACATCTATGCATCAGTAATAATAATGAATAGATGAATGCAGGCTCTCGAACCTGCAGCAACATTGCCCAGGCTTGTTGCCTCATCATAATTAAGGGCCTCACATTGCCACGTATAGAACTCACTattaggaaaagggctatagctaatatggacattaatggcgcatCACATATGTGATGCGCGACTGctacattaatggcgcaccacatatgTGATGCGCGACTGCTATATAGCAATGCGCATCATGTGTAGGtacgccattaatgtccataccactaatggcacaccacacccacggtgcgccgctactaacaattttttttccaaaactagtaatggcgcatcaaGTCATAGtacgccattactagttttaactagtaataaCGCACCACACACTCTGTGCGTcactactaacaatttttttatacttttttttcaaaactagtaatggcacaccagtgTATAGTACAccattactagttcaaactagtaatggcgcaccacaaccACGGTGTGCCACTATTAacaatttttttttgcaaaaactaGTTACTAACTTTCTTTGCACCCCCCTCCCGGACagccttttcagttttagaaagaataaaagaaaatgatggaaatgtaaaaaaagaaaagaaaagaagtttctcatgtgatatgtggtctagttgttgggaaaatttacaaatatgaatttcgactttatttgcaaaatctctctggaatttaataaaatgggcataacttttgcatacgaactcggattaaaaagttttttatatgaaaagttacatccgaattcaACAGGGGAACCCCGTTGAAAATTTTTAGAATCACCAAAAAACTAACAGAAcaaaagatacggggcttttaagatctagagggggAATAATGAAAAATAATTCAAACCTAGTAGTGGCGCATcatttgctaggtgcgccacttgtaaccaaaaaaaattggtttcaaaaaaaaatttggatttttttcaaaatatgatacgtaatatgaccgagaagtttgaaatattttttcaaaatttcatcacactcatgaacatgaataaagtcctagacatcaacaaggtttaataggattcatatgatagatatatcaaaaAGTGCCTGTTAAGTGAgttggtgctggggttggataaaACTGCGAAGTTAAGCATgttcgggctggagtagtgtgaggatgggtgaccttccgAGAAGTTTGACCACGAAGTGCGATTTAACTTGAGATTAAGCACATTGAgccgagattaagccatagtgacccattactatttgttactagtggcgtaGTAATAATGGGGCATATATAGTGCGTCATCAATGATAAAAATAGGTGCGCCGCTAATTAgtcttttcctagtagtgactgACCTGTGAGTTGCAATGTGACGAGGGGGTTTACACACTCTGCTCTGCAACAACGAAGACGTAAATCAGACGATTATCTAACCCACGAATCAAGGCGACCAACGGAAGTCCGGACAGGAACGCGGAACCTTGGCACCAACGCCGGCGAACCACGCCACCTTCCTCGAGCGAAACCCAAGTTCTGACAAGCCACCGAATAACACAAAACATTGCGCTGGGTCAGTAACAATAGCTTACGAGGCCCGACCCTAGAAGAACTGAATAATCCCACAACTGGAGCAACGCGTCGGGTGCGATCTTATGTCATGCACGACTGCTCATTGGCGTACTGATCGGTGTGCTGTGCGGACGTTCTGACAGCTGACGCATTAGCATTAAGATTTGGATTATCCGTGACGCAAAGGGCGGGAGTTTAACCGTCTTGTTATCAACTCAGATAATTTGAAAGTCATTGACATCATGAGGAACAAAGAATGTTATGTGGGAGTGGCGGCAGTTGCCTTTGATGATTAACATTATATGTCTTGTGATTTCCCTGGTACGAGTTTCAAACATTGTAATAAAAAAACAAACAAGAGCATCTCCAATAACAACCTGCAAAAACCTCCCACATTTGTCCGCGGACGATAGAGGGGCCAGTCTGCGGACATAGATGCGAAAGGTCAACATCCAATGCTAGCCGTATACATTTCAAACTATTTTTCAACAAACCGTATGAAATTTATGCAAGTACGGCCAGATTTCGTACAAACATGAAGGATTTCACATAAACAGGACGGATTTAACTACATTTAGAACAACAAAAAAAAGATCCGCCCCTAAACCTATCCCACGGCAGCGGCGGCCGGCGTCCAACCCCGTGTCGTCCTCCTTTTGCCGTCTCCATGAGCACTGGCAATAAGACCAATGAAGTAAAGGTGTGATCTTTAGTGAGGAAGAGTAAAACACAGGAGACGGACCGGCCAACATGGGACACTAGGCCCTGCCGCCTCCCGTGGCCTACTCATCCTCGAAGGAGTCCGCGCCTTGTCCGTCGCCTGTGGACGTAAGGTCCACGAGGGAAATGGTGGTGCCTTGGTTGTTGTCGTCCCACCCGGTTGGCTGATGGTTCGTCGGCGGCGTGTAGGAGGCGCAGCTAGCTATGTTCTCCTCCGCGACCGCCTGCAGCTGCGCCTCCCCGCCCGCCGCTTCCTGACGAGCGGCGGCTTGAGCGTGGACGGCATCGTAGATGCCATGCTGCTCCATGATGAAATTTGGGTTCGTCACGCCCATGGCCGCCACGGCCTCCTCGCTCGCGCGCTCATCGCAGATCTAGCCCTCCGCCAGCCGATGCTGCTCCAGGAGGAACAGGCTGTACCACTGTTCCTCCTGAGCCTGCTCCATGGTGAAGTCGGCGTGCACAGCAGGCACTGGAGCCGGGGCGGAGTTGTCAGAGCCTGTCACCATCGTGGTGTCGTCCTCGTCGTCGGAGACCTTGGGCAAGCTGGCCGGCAAGCCGGCCTCGATCTGCCTGGCACGGTGGCTATGCCAGGCGGCGGCAAAGGCGGCCACCGCATGCTTCATCCCCAGCCACAGACTGTCCCACAGTGCTTTCCCGCTGGCGGTCATGGCGAAGGATGTGGAGGGGTTGGTGTTGTGGTGTGGACTTAGCCGGGTGTGGCCGCCTTTATATAGCAGATTCCGATGAGGCGGGGCGTCCGGGTGCGTCAATGCGAGGCGCCGGAATGGGTTTCTCCGCTGGCGAGCCTGCTTAATGGCGGCAGATGGACGAACCGCTGCATTGAACGGATGCCGTAGATATATGTCCCATTCCGTCCAGTCACGTGTCTCCAGCATTAAACAGGCGCGGACACCGGGAACACATCGCGGGCCGCGCCCTCGGTCGGTGGGCCACTTTAATGGCGGAGGCAGTGAGAGGCCGCATTCGCCCTGAGCCGTCTTTAATATTGAAGGCGCGCTCTACAGCAGCATGAATGCGGTCAGCTGGTGTCTGGCGGGAGCGCGTGCGGGAGGGGGATGGTGGGTCAGGGCGGTCAGAAACGGGTTTGGGATCAGTCCGGATTCTCGCAAACCTCCCCTACGTTTGTCTTTGATTTATAAGAGAAATCGCATCCGGACCGCTCCGTGGACCAATACAGGTCGCCGTTGGATAGCTTCCGCGATCCAGACAATGCTATCTGGACGGTTGCGGGAGGTCTACGGATCCACCTTGAAGATGCCCTAAGGTCGCTTGTGAGCTTGCTAGGTTCGCTTGATATTTTATGGCTTATGCTCCTCGTAGATGATGTAAGCGGTTATTTCAAATTAATAAAGTTATATTTGTTTGAAAGAAATGGACCTGAGCTGCCGACATACCCGCAGTGGGTGACTGCTCTGATCTGAATTCCCCATCGCTTTTGACTTCTGCGACTATGATTCGAAACCAGTCGTTGGTTATGGAATTTCACGCGCTAAAATTAGGTGGTGGTCCAGTCGTGGAGACTTCCTTACACGAACCACATGTGGTGCATTTCGCTGTCACTAGCTACGCCCTCGATCGAGTGGATGATCCAACTGCTGCCGGGTCCTTAAATATAGCCATCGCCACTCCACAAGGCACTACGAACACACCACACAAGTACCAAAAATGGCCAGGCCAAGGCAGCTGGTCCAGGCTACGGTGATCCTCCTCCTAGCGACATGGTTCCTCCGGAGCTCGTCAGCTCCGGCCATGCTTGCGCTCCCGCCGCCACCACAACCACCGGACACCCTCTGCATCCCCTACGAGCGGGATGCACTTCGCGAGTTCAAGGCTAGCCTCACCGACCCGGGCAACTACCTCTCGTCGTGGCGAGACGATGAGTGCTGTCGATGGATAGGCGTCGAGTGCAGCAACCGAACCGGCCACATCATCAAGCTCGAGCTCATCGGGTCTAACACCATGGGTTGGCCTATGGGAGGTGAGATAAACCCCTCCTTGCTCACTCTACGACATCTGAGGCATCTTGATCTCTCGTTCAACGACTTTGGTGGCATGCCCATTCCGGAGTTCATCGGCGGTCTTGCGAGCCTGACGCATCTCCTCCTCTCCGGCTCGTTTTTCGGCGGGCAAATCCCTCCCCACCTCGGAAACCTCTCCAACCTGCTCATCCTTGACCTATCAAATCAGATGCACAGTTGTTACTCGCCCGACCTCGCATGGGTCTCGCAGCTATGGAAGCTACAGTACCTTGGCATGTCTCAGGTGGACCTCAGCGCCGCGGTCGACTGGGCTCATGTTGTT
Protein-coding sequences here:
- the LOC125511190 gene encoding uncharacterized protein LOC125511190 — encoded protein: MAINLMAACKNMKKSRLCSLKYCRNCLHNRYGENYIRVGLQDAWSCPKCRGECNCSVCMTNNGEKPTGNLTRAAKASGCSSVHEFLNKGTYVVAAPQNLVTPLKSADAAKFGASAGALNLLGHTKHIFNRLPDLNLPLGPSEVGFQALQAHINADLNVKKEQDILNIDLNMTVQNLFVNYAPNADESELVDESIEIVNEGERKIQSLALAPIQENKVLSLNDPIQPDKLDTQPNITNGPSKNVVVGTREDSSNPMLEMVPLVSV